The proteins below are encoded in one region of Leptospira mtsangambouensis:
- a CDS encoding SMI1/KNR4 family protein: MTIGEAIKKLRELNEQAPFPYKLPTQKEISEVELELENTFSYDYKKFLLEASDVVVGTLEPCTIVPKNSHTFIVNIAKEAWTKMNVPKNLLPICEDNGNYYCLNNINEVVYWSHDGISKKK, translated from the coding sequence ATGACCATTGGTGAAGCAATTAAAAAATTACGCGAACTTAACGAGCAAGCACCATTTCCTTATAAATTACCGACTCAAAAAGAAATTTCTGAAGTTGAACTTGAATTAGAAAATACATTTTCATATGATTATAAAAAATTTCTATTAGAAGCAAGTGATGTTGTTGTTGGAACCTTAGAACCATGTACCATTGTTCCAAAGAATAGTCATACATTTATAGTTAATATTGCAAAGGAAGCTTGGACTAAAATGAATGTTCCAAAAAATCTACTTCCAATTTGTGAGGACAATGGGAATTATTACTGCCTAAATAATATTAACGAAGTAGTATATTGGTCCCATGACGGAATAAGCAAAAAAAAATGA
- a CDS encoding type II toxin-antitoxin system MqsA family antitoxin: MKDKKWIDCPVCGETNSMVFKTDVSENFNIKDYGNLKINNLEGYYCKNCKDGILTRKSQNHINAAIAEFKAKKDAEITVAADLISVDEMAKRLKLSRQSIHKMMNIGKIRYVFVGDIRLPLKNQKVSHK; encoded by the coding sequence ATGAAAGATAAAAAATGGATCGATTGTCCTGTCTGTGGTGAAACAAATTCTATGGTTTTCAAAACTGATGTCTCTGAAAATTTCAATATTAAAGATTATGGAAACCTAAAAATCAATAATCTAGAAGGTTACTATTGCAAAAATTGCAAAGACGGAATTCTTACGCGAAAATCTCAAAATCACATTAATGCTGCAATTGCTGAATTTAAGGCTAAAAAAGATGCTGAAATTACTGTAGCTGCGGATCTTATTAGTGTCGATGAAATGGCAAAGAGGTTAAAATTGTCTCGCCAATCTATTCATAAAATGATGAACATTGGAAAAATCAGATATGTTTTCGTTGGCGATATTAGATTACCTTTAAAAAACCAAAAAGTCTCTCATAAATAA
- a CDS encoding type II toxin-antitoxin system MqsR family toxin — MEKRVCHYPLKKIKELIMEGKFSITKNAQKTAIEQFGFGETEIINEVLNLHNSDFFKSMTSHNNHLLWHDVYKKESNYHKLYIKIQISNSNTLVISFKGDENI, encoded by the coding sequence GTGGAAAAACGCGTCTGTCATTATCCATTAAAAAAAATCAAAGAACTGATAATGGAGGGAAAGTTTTCTATTACAAAAAACGCTCAAAAGACTGCAATTGAACAATTTGGATTTGGTGAAACTGAAATTATTAATGAAGTTCTAAATTTACATAATTCTGACTTCTTTAAATCAATGACTTCTCATAATAATCATTTGCTCTGGCACGATGTTTACAAAAAGGAAAGCAATTATCATAAACTTTATATTAAAATCCAAATTTCGAACAGTAATACATTAGTTATTTCTTTTAAAGGAGATGAAAACATATGA
- a CDS encoding putative toxin-antitoxin system toxin component, PIN family, with the protein MFKVLLDTNIYISAILFNGKPKLVLQDLIDEAFVGYISNEILDEIEQTLAKPKFKLPNDFIQFAFEEIRNATTIIKNKPLKDYLNLRDRDDFHILETAFSANVDFIITGDKDLLTLEKIKGLKIITPDEYLRIKEELS; encoded by the coding sequence ATGTTTAAAGTTCTCTTAGATACAAACATTTACATTTCTGCGATTTTATTTAATGGAAAACCTAAGCTAGTTTTACAAGATTTAATCGATGAAGCTTTTGTTGGATATATTTCAAATGAAATACTCGATGAAATTGAACAAACTTTAGCTAAACCTAAGTTTAAACTTCCAAATGATTTTATTCAGTTTGCTTTTGAGGAAATCAGAAATGCCACCACTATCATTAAAAATAAGCCTTTAAAGGATTATTTAAATTTAAGAGACAGGGATGATTTTCATATTCTAGAAACTGCTTTTTCAGCTAATGTAGATTTCATAATTACTGGAGATAAAGACCTTCTTACTCTTGAAAAAATAAAAGGTTTAAAAATCATCACACCTGATGAATATTTAAGAATAAAAGAGGAACTTAGCTAA
- a CDS encoding Cthe_2314 family HEPN domain-containing protein, translating into MKIIEHSFYQNFLDDFITSIIENPDLIKHMSKNQLKRPSGEREISLKEFYSQEIVKHILNQAMLFEKIKFCIKEIRSEIKIIKNLNDAYQKFEIYISTIYISISTLQDITLKLINATIFTGINEKYVNQKNIEGNLFIKNTKINKHFKKFNKNIQTIISRRNQIIHEHKLDFLYDLIDPTILSLTKKMSVLESEIEPFKKIYKLTKQGIREELKILCDTIETETSEIENSIIPILDELEKLYKWKLTKI; encoded by the coding sequence ATGAAAATAATAGAACATTCATTTTATCAAAATTTCTTAGATGATTTCATTACATCCATAATTGAGAATCCTGATTTAATAAAACACATGTCTAAAAACCAATTAAAACGACCATCGGGGGAAAGAGAAATCTCGCTTAAAGAATTTTACTCACAAGAAATAGTAAAACATATACTTAACCAAGCAATGTTATTCGAAAAAATAAAATTTTGTATTAAAGAAATTAGATCAGAAATAAAAATTATCAAAAATCTAAATGATGCTTACCAAAAATTTGAAATCTATATTTCGACTATATACATTTCCATCTCAACTCTCCAAGACATTACTCTTAAGTTAATAAATGCAACAATCTTTACTGGAATTAATGAAAAATATGTTAATCAAAAAAATATTGAAGGAAATTTATTCATTAAAAACACGAAAATAAATAAGCATTTTAAAAAATTCAATAAAAATATTCAAACTATTATCTCCAGAAGGAACCAAATTATACATGAACACAAATTAGATTTCTTATACGACTTAATTGATCCTACAATACTAAGCCTTACAAAAAAAATGTCAGTATTAGAATCGGAAATCGAACCCTTCAAAAAAATTTACAAGTTAACAAAACAAGGAATTAGGGAAGAACTGAAAATCCTTTGTGATACGATTGAAACAGAAACTAGTGAAATTGAGAATAGTATAATTCCAATTTTAGACGAATTGGAAAAACTTTACAAGTGGAAACTTACAAAGATCTAA
- a CDS encoding CopG family ribbon-helix-helix protein — MNQTVNISFKKALLKEIDKIAKREHRSRSELIREAARTYIEKKSKWQAIFDFGTKSVEKSNLTEADIFGEIKAVRRSKKAS; from the coding sequence ATGAATCAGACTGTAAATATCTCTTTCAAAAAGGCCCTTTTAAAAGAAATCGATAAAATTGCAAAAAGAGAACATAGATCCAGATCTGAACTGATTCGAGAGGCAGCAAGGACTTACATTGAGAAAAAATCTAAGTGGCAAGCTATCTTCGATTTCGGTACTAAATCCGTAGAAAAATCAAATCTTACAGAAGCTGACATTTTTGGAGAAATTAAAGCTGTTAGAAGAAGTAAAAAAGCTTCTTAA
- a CDS encoding HNH endonuclease, whose protein sequence is MKCIYCLETKEEKDFLKEEHIIPAAFGGKTVLPSQFVCDDCNFKFGRTIETDLTSNSFISYLRTYVGPGKRGSLTKKNEVRTNIFVFEIDKFPKVLGYIRKSKPIIISQFLIDNNIKNAQFFYNSEFPEHEQLSIFQENLDKIRNYTYIPSLTLNEEIILIGFHEKNFYICAKNKDNLENTINTITTLLQSENKINFAPKEELNLFLKKGLEIKVNLINYYRAHSKIAFNCAAYLLGKDTMYDSQYNNCRNWINGDTKEYEKIILNQNFINNIEKMLLESFPDKSHKVIIFSVSHYLIGLVSFYGAEFPITTLLSKNFEPNNIHDGIICDWKNQKEYLYSEYLRKLAEEEDF, encoded by the coding sequence ATGAAATGTATATACTGTCTTGAGACCAAAGAGGAAAAGGATTTTTTAAAGGAAGAGCATATTATCCCTGCAGCTTTTGGAGGCAAAACAGTTCTTCCATCACAATTTGTTTGTGATGACTGCAATTTTAAATTTGGTAGAACTATTGAAACCGATTTAACTAGTAATTCTTTTATATCTTATTTAAGAACTTACGTTGGTCCCGGAAAACGTGGTTCATTGACAAAGAAAAATGAAGTACGCACAAACATATTTGTTTTTGAAATTGATAAATTTCCCAAAGTCCTTGGATATATTAGAAAATCTAAACCAATTATAATTTCCCAATTTCTCATTGATAATAATATAAAAAATGCTCAATTCTTCTACAATTCAGAGTTTCCTGAACATGAACAATTATCAATATTTCAAGAGAATTTAGATAAAATTAGAAACTACACCTATATACCATCACTGACACTTAATGAAGAAATTATTCTTATCGGATTTCACGAGAAAAACTTCTATATCTGTGCAAAAAACAAAGACAACTTAGAGAATACTATAAACACTATAACGACTCTCCTTCAAAGTGAGAATAAAATCAATTTTGCACCAAAAGAAGAATTGAACTTATTTTTAAAGAAAGGATTAGAAATTAAAGTTAATCTGATTAATTATTACAGAGCTCATTCAAAAATTGCATTTAACTGTGCAGCCTATCTCCTCGGTAAAGACACTATGTATGATTCACAATATAACAATTGTCGAAATTGGATTAATGGAGACACCAAAGAATATGAAAAAATAATCCTAAACCAAAATTTCATAAACAACATCGAAAAAATGCTTTTAGAAAGCTTTCCTGATAAATCTCACAAAGTAATAATATTCTCAGTTTCACATTACCTAATAGGCCTTGTAAGTTTTTATGGGGCAGAATTTCCGATTACTACTTTGCTCTCAAAAAACTTTGAACCGAACAATATTCATGATGGAATAATTTGTGACTGGAAAAATCAAAAAGAATATTTGTATTCTGAATATTTGAGAAAACTAGCAGAAGAAGAAGATTTTTAA